Sequence from the Pararhizobium gei genome:
GCATTACCGACGACACCGGCAAGCTGGCAGGCGTCATCACCGACGGCGACCTTCGCCGCCATATGTCGAACGATCTTCTCCTCGAAACGGTAGACGCGGTCATGTCGCATAATCCGCGTGTCATCCTGGGGACCGAACTCGCCAGCGCCGCCCTTGAGTTCATGCAGGCGCAGAAAGTCACGGTGCTTTTTCTGGTCGATGAAGCCGGTATCCCAAGCGGCATATTGCACATCCACGACCTGCTCCGGGCCGGCGTTGCCTAAGCGGATCGGCGCCTCAGGGCCGAAGAGGAGGAGTTGGGTTTGCTGACTGCTCATCATGTTTGAGGGTTCGGGGACGGGCCTGGGCGCTTCGACCGCGCCACGGCCCATCCAGACATTCGCGTTTCATATCCAGACCTGGAAACACGACATATTTCGCCGCTACTTCCCGGATCGTGATTTTACCTTCGTGCCCATGTATCTGGACGAGGCAGAATTCCGGAACCGCTGGACGTCCGTCATCCTCCAGGCCAAAAAGCCGGAAATCTTCGTCTGGAGCCTGCGGGCGCCGGAGGGGCTTGCTGACTTCGCGGCCAGCCACGATATTCCGGTTTTTTTTATCGAAGACGGCTTTATTCGCTCCCTTGAAGCCAGCGCTGGTCGATCGGCACCGCTGTCCCTGACGATCGACAGCAACACCGCCTATTTCGATTGCCGCACCCCGTCCGGCCTGGAGCAGCTTCTGTCGAGCTACGCCTTCGACGATGATCCGGAGCTTCTGGACCGTGCGGCGGGCGGTATCCGCTTTCTCCTCGAGACGGGCGTCAGCAAATATAACGGCAGTCCCGATATCGGAATCGATGCAATCTACGGTCCCAAGCTGAAACGGCGGGTTCTCGTGCTCGGTCAGGTCGAGGACGATGCCTCGATCGCGTTCGGATGCGACCGGACGGTGACGAACAACGATCTCGTGCGTCTGGCTGCCAGCGAGAATCCCGACGCGCAGATCATCTACAAGCCGCATCCGGATATTCTGAACCGGGTCCGGCTGGCGCAGTCCGACCCTGCGGATGTCCGCCATCTCTGCCAGATACTCGACAAACCGATGTCCATGGCGACGTCTTTCAAGACGATCGACCACGTCTACACGATCACATCGCTTGCAGGATTCGAAGCCCTGTTGCGCGGACTGAAAGTGACCGTTTACGGATGTCCTTTCTACGCAGGATGGGGCTTGACGGACGATCGTCAGCCCAATCCGCGACGCGGCCGGCAGCTTTCGCTCGCCGCCGTCTTTGCCGGCGCCTATCTCCTCTATCCCCGCTATTTCGACCCGAAGACGGGTCAGGCAGCCTCCTTCGAGGAGACGGTGCAGCGGATCCGACGGCACCTCGATTCCGGCTCTGCCATCGCCGACCAACCCGTGTCGCCTCCGGCCGCGCCATCCTGGCGACCCTGGGGTGCTTATGGACTGCTTGGCTGGAGGCACCTGTTGACGCCCTTTGTCGCGGCCATCGTCGCCCGCATCGGCCATCCGCGCGATGCACAGGTCTACCGCGAGGATCCCGTGCGGTTCTTCCGGGAGATGCCGAACCGGAAATTCAGGTTCATTGGGAAGCTTCTTTACCCGTTTGACTAGAGCGGCACCCGATCTGACTGAATCGCGCCGGCTATTCAAATCGTGATTTGTCTGATTCAAAAGGAGCCGCCGGATGGAGGCGGCGGATATGTCGAAGGCTTTATCGATGGATTTGCGGGTGCGTGCTCTTGCTGCGGTTTCGCAGGGCCTGTCGCATCGGGCGGCGGCTGAACGTTTTGAGGGGAGCGCCGCCAGCATCAGCCGCTGGCGCAAGCTTGAGCGTGACCAAGGCGATGCCCGGCCTCGTGCCCTGGGCGGAGATCGGCGCTCCGCCCGCATCGATGCGCATATGAATGCCATCCTCGAAGCCTTGGGGCCGCACAAGGATGCGACCATCGAAGAGGTGCGGCGTAGCCTTGCCGAACAAGGACTGTTCTTCGGCTTCGGCACGATCCAGCGTTTCTTTGCCCGTCACACCATCACGCGTAAAAAAAGAGCGCGCACGCCTCGGAGCAAGACCGTCCCGACATCCTGAAGCGGCGGCAGGAATGGTTCGATGGCCAGATCGACCTCGACCCCGCGCGCCTCGTCTTCATCGGAGAGACCTGGGCTTCGACAAACATGGCGCGACGCCATGGCCGATGTGCAAGAGGCGAGCGCCTGCGCATCAGCGTTCCTCATGGTCATTGGAAAACCACAACCTTCATCGGAGCGCTGACGTTACGCGGCTTCATTGCGCCTTTCGTCATCGACAGACCGGTCAACCGCATCATTTTCGAAACATATGTCGAGAAGGTATTGCTGCCCGAGCTTCGGCCCGGTGACATCATCGTCATGGACAACCTGTCCAGCCACAAGGGGCCAAGGGTGCGGGAAATGATCGAGAGCGTCGGCGCGAGGCTCGAATACCTCCCGCCATACAGTCCGGATTTCAATCCCATCGAAAACGCGTTCTCAAAACTCAAGGCTCTGCTACGCAAGGCAGCCAAGCGATCCATCGGCGGCCTCTGGACAACCATCGGCCAATTGCTCAACCTTTTCACCCCAAACGAATGCCAGAACTATTTCGCCGCCGCTGGATACGATGCAACATGATCGGATTCCGCTCTAGCCGTCACCTTTCCGACATGCGGGCCGGTGCAATCTTTTCGGGGCGCCGGCGCGGCGGCGGATCGACGAAGGCGCCGGGCTGATTGACGGAACGATTGTGAAGCCGCTCGGCAATTGCAAGCGCGCCGGCATCGGTGCCTTTCTTCGAATAGAAATTGCCCCGCACCTGAATGGTGGCGGCGAGCAGGCGAAAGAAGGCCGTGCGCGTAGGCTCCTGTGGTGGCGCAGGCGCCGCCCAAAAATTCTCCAGGGCAGACTGATCGCTCAGGCCGGCAATGTCGAACACCGCGGCTCCAAGCACTTTCACAGGCGTACCAATCTGGAGCGCATGAAGCCCAGCCGTGGAATTGACGGTGACGAGGCCGAGCGCTTTTGCCGAAAGCGCGTTCAGGTCGCCGCCGTCGAGAAAATCGACGCGATCCCCGATCTGAAGTTCCGTCGAAAGCCGGGCAATATGACCCTCCCAATCTATCAGTCCGTTGTCCAGCGGGTGAACCTTTACGACCAGATGAGTGTCGGCATCTGCGTGGCAGGCAAAAGACCGGAGGATGTGCTCGATCGCCTGATGCTGTCCGTTGTAAGGAGAATGCGATCGCAGCTGGTAATCCGTCTGCAGCTGCAGTGGATAGACGAAAAAACGTGTTTTGCGATCGATAAGACGCGTGATCAGCGCACTCGCCTTGCGCGCGTTGCGCCCGCTTCCGGCGAGACGCCGCAGCCAGCCGGCATATTCGGCGAGCGGATGAAACAGCGCATGGCGGCGATAATGCGGAAAGAGGAACCACAAGAAGACGTTTGGCAGATTGTAGAGAAGATCATAGCCTGCATCCGCGACGAAACTCTGCGTATGGCGCCGTGTCCAGTCGGGCTCCGGCAGGTCTTGGGCGGCATCGATGATCTGCTGCGGATCGGCTGGAAAATTGGAATTGGAGGACATGCCGTTTCGTTCCAGGGTCAACCAGTCCGGCCGCAGATAGCCCATTTCGATGACCGAAACCTCGATCCTGCGCGCCTTTGCAGCCGCAAGCGCAAGCTGGTGATACGGCCTCTCCTCGCCAAGCAGGACGAGGTCCGTCACACCATGACCGTCCATGAAGGTCGCGACGTAATTCTGCCATTCGAGCCCGCCGCGGCCGCGGTAGTTATGGCCACCCCGCCGCCGCCAGAAAATCTGGTCGCCGGCATTCAGGTTGATTCTCAGACAGCGGTGACCGCGGGTTTCCAGATCGGCTGCAATCTTGCAGAAGAGGGGAGACGATGGCCCTTCCAGGAACAGAAACACCCGAGGCTGCAGCCCTGTATTCGCAGCATTGTCGGTAGCCGGCGCCGCCACTATTGCAACGTGTCCTTCTGCAAATTCGCGTGTTTCAGCAAGGATTCCAGAAGTTTCCACGGCGCCTCGTTGCGGGGAAAGGTCGGCCCATGCTGGGCTGTTCTGGCCGCGCCCAGCGGTACGATGAAATAATCGGTGCGAGGGTCAGGGAAGGGGTCGGCAAAGGATTTCAGAAGCGGCGCATGATCGCCGTAGAAGACCAGCCAAACCGGCCGGTCGAGCCTGTCCAGATGATCGACCAATCGGCCCAAGGCTTTGTCGGATTGCTGGAGAATATCGAGATAGATTTTGACAGGGTCCGTCAGCCCCTTTACCCGATCCGGCTCCCAGGGGCCGTGATTGGCCATGGATGCCACGAAGAGAAAGCTGCCCTTTGCATCGGACTGATCTTCGATGTCGTCAAGAACACGCTGAACGAGGGCGGCATCCGAAACATAGGG
This genomic interval carries:
- a CDS encoding capsular polysaccharide export protein, LipB/KpsS family encodes the protein MFEGSGTGLGASTAPRPIQTFAFHIQTWKHDIFRRYFPDRDFTFVPMYLDEAEFRNRWTSVILQAKKPEIFVWSLRAPEGLADFAASHDIPVFFIEDGFIRSLEASAGRSAPLSLTIDSNTAYFDCRTPSGLEQLLSSYAFDDDPELLDRAAGGIRFLLETGVSKYNGSPDIGIDAIYGPKLKRRVLVLGQVEDDASIAFGCDRTVTNNDLVRLAASENPDAQIIYKPHPDILNRVRLAQSDPADVRHLCQILDKPMSMATSFKTIDHVYTITSLAGFEALLRGLKVTVYGCPFYAGWGLTDDRQPNPRRGRQLSLAAVFAGAYLLYPRYFDPKTGQAASFEETVQRIRRHLDSGSAIADQPVSPPAAPSWRPWGAYGLLGWRHLLTPFVAAIVARIGHPRDAQVYREDPVRFFREMPNRKFRFIGKLLYPFD
- a CDS encoding capsule biosynthesis protein gives rise to the protein MAAPATDNAANTGLQPRVFLFLEGPSSPLFCKIAADLETRGHRCLRINLNAGDQIFWRRRGGHNYRGRGGLEWQNYVATFMDGHGVTDLVLLGEERPYHQLALAAAKARRIEVSVIEMGYLRPDWLTLERNGMSSNSNFPADPQQIIDAAQDLPEPDWTRRHTQSFVADAGYDLLYNLPNVFLWFLFPHYRRHALFHPLAEYAGWLRRLAGSGRNARKASALITRLIDRKTRFFVYPLQLQTDYQLRSHSPYNGQHQAIEHILRSFACHADADTHLVVKVHPLDNGLIDWEGHIARLSTELQIGDRVDFLDGGDLNALSAKALGLVTVNSTAGLHALQIGTPVKVLGAAVFDIAGLSDQSALENFWAAPAPPQEPTRTAFFRLLAATIQVRGNFYSKKGTDAGALAIAERLHNRSVNQPGAFVDPPPRRRPEKIAPARMSER
- a CDS encoding IS630 family transposase (programmed frameshift); the protein is MSKALSMDLRVRALAAVSQGLSHRAAAERFEGSAASISRWRKLERDQGDARPRALGGDRRSARIDAHMNAILEALGPHKDATIEEVRRSLAEQGLFFGFGTIQRFFARHTITRKKRGAHASEQDRPDILKRRQEWFDGQIDLDPARLVFIGETWASTNMARRHGRCARGERLRISVPHGHWKTTTFIGALTLRGFIAPFVIDRPVNRIIFETYVEKVLLPELRPGDIIVMDNLSSHKGPRVREMIESVGARLEYLPPYSPDFNPIENAFSKLKALLRKAAKRSIGGLWTTIGQLLNLFTPNECQNYFAAAGYDAT